In one window of Helianthus annuus cultivar XRQ/B chromosome 17, HanXRQr2.0-SUNRISE, whole genome shotgun sequence DNA:
- the LOC110925195 gene encoding protein FAR1-RELATED SEQUENCE 5-like, translated as MHVDCSRSSEVPVRSTDVVISNNFTNSAFHDDQVMDNEQASQDSPMQFMPGAVSGSSHGPSLFVESSHGQLDGWPSNPYFVFDTPQGTRYWIPNVADKFIPVCGKSYPTFADVLSMYELYAFEAGFSVKKGQTKVWNGIPTHKYLRCSKYGKPQPKRTFDTLDESSLKHRRTNFTWCDCKASILVSISNDSYTVLSFNDIHNHELVESYNCDLSKISRKLSFSTKQFIHNMSLNRIGPMRAYRCLVALKGGHHNVNGTPVDFKNFSHQLRIFIGERDAQVFLEHLRERFDNLPNFYFDYTVSNGKLSSVFWANEISKLNYKAFGDVLAFDATYSTNRYKMVFVPFTGVDHHFQCVTVGAGTR; from the exons ATGCATGTTGATTGTTCGCGATCATCTGAAGTCCCTGTTAGATCAACGGATGTTGTGATCTCCAACAATTTCACGAACAGCGCTTTTCATGATGACCAGGTTATGGATAATGAACAAG CATCCCAAGATTCCCCTATGCAGTTCATGCCTGGTGCCGTTTCTGGATCATCTCATGGTCCTTCTCTGTTTGTTGAATCATCACACGGCCAGTTAGACGGTT GGCCATCGAATCCATACTTCGTTTTTGATACCCCTCAGGGAACCCGTTACTGGATTCCTAACGTCGCTGATAAGTTCATACCAGTGTGTGGGAAATCTTATCCAACTTTTGCGGATGTTCTTTCCATGTATGAACTTTATGCGTTTGAAGCAGGTTTTTCTGTAAAAAAAGGGCAAACTAAAGTCTGGAATGGAATTCCCACACACAAGTATCTTCGATGCTCAAAATATGGAAAACCACAACCCAAGAGGACTTTTGACACCCTAGATGAATCTTCTCTAAAGCACCGGAGGACCAATTTCACATGGTGTGACTGTAAGGCAAGCATTCTAGTCTCAATCTCGAATGATTCATACACAGTTCTGAGTTTCAATGATATTCATAATCATGAACTTGTTGAGAGTTACAACTGTGATCTTAGCAAGATATCACGAAAGCTGTCATTCTCCACCAAACAATTCATTCACAATATGAGTCTAAACCGTATCGGACCCATGAGAGCTTATAGATGTCTTGTAGCTTTAAAAGGAGGGCATCACAATGTCAATGGGACTCCGGTGGATTTTAAAAACTTTAGCCACCAGTTGCGAATTTTTATTGGTGAACGCGACGCACAAGTTTTCCTCGAACACCTGCGTGAGCGCTTTGACAACCTACCCAACTTCTATTTTGATTACACTGTATCAAATGGAAAGTTGTCTTCTGTATTTTGGGCTAATGAGATTTCAAAGCTAAACTACAAAGCTTTTGGCGATGTCCTCGCCTTTGACGCAACTTACAGCACTAACAG GTACAAGATGGTTTTTGTGCCATTCACGGGTGTGGATCATCATTTCCAATGTGTTACAGTTGGAGCAG GCACACGGTAA